The Zerene cesonia ecotype Mississippi chromosome 11, Zerene_cesonia_1.1, whole genome shotgun sequence sequence ctaTGTGGAGCCTGCTTTTCTAGACAAGACGTTTTCATCCAAGTAAATTTTGGTGTTAAAATAAGTGTTAAAAGAGGTCATATAGATAGCTCTGTCGCAACCATATTAAACCCACTATATTTAAGGGAAATAGAACCGTCGGCATTATtgcgttaatttaaaaagttatttagaGGATCAAGATTGTTCCCTCTGCTCGCAGCAGGGCGCTCGCTAATTTGACTGTCATTGACTCCAGGCGATACTCGCTGAATGACGTATCATGTGGATCACTTAAGAATGTCTTTGTTATTATAGTTGTTAGCTGTGGATCGATGGGGTTGGAGTTGAAAGTGCTAGGGTTCCTTGCCTGGTATGGGTTTTCTGTGAAAATGGCCGTTTTAATGACAATATATGGGATGGAATTGTGTAATACCTAATGCTACTTTAAAGATCACTTAACCTTTTATTAAAGTGGGCAAGTATCCATCGTAGTatcttcttgtgtttgattttacgcgagtattatacatttagaaattaaaaactttttgacggattttaaacgcgatttattcattatattgttaacccgacgtttcgaacactttacagcgagcgagGGAGCGTGTCTCCCCGTGATcactatatacaatataatgaataaatcgcgttcataatccgttaaaaagtttttgaatttCTATAAGTATCCatcgtcttaaagcagtactacttccagtgtgggaaaatGGCAGTGCTAGACTACATAGTTATGTTGATCAACATAGCTCTGTCTTTTTCCCACACATTATTGCTTAAGACATCACGATAACTCTCTGGAtgatggttttatttaaagaggGGCTAAATAAGTTATGATAAATCTTCGTTCAATTTTTTACACAACTCTGTGCCATTTTGAAGGCTGTGACTGGGCATAAATTCGAGAGCAgttcatttaaattgcaaatatcGTTCGTTAAAGGTCGAAGGGACGTTTTGTCTAATGATCTGATGACAAACTTTCATTCTCAAAACAAACTTCTGCCATCGGATATCCGTTTAGAAACGAATTATCTGTGTATAAGTTAATCTTAGTGATAGTGGAATAGTAGAGATAATTTTCCCTGTTGAGAACTTATTACGGACATAGCTTCGATTATTACGAGAACTCTAtaagctttttttatgtcaccatcggcaatggagctggtgggtcgcctgatggtaaacgctgcTACCGcaaatgaacatttggagagacgtaaggtagtttgcagaccttacgccttgACAAATGGATTGCAGCCTtcgaattggaaagggattatgAAAGGAtagacgagaggaataaaggaaaggaatgggaagagtaaggaaaaggacatgGGCCTCCAGCTtacccactcaccgaacgaaacacagcagtatgctatttcacgccggtcttctgtgggggtgtggtacttccccggtgcaagctggcccaattcgtgaagcatgctcgactaccacaacaaaatgataaaatctCCTTGATTAAAACGTATTCTATAATGCCCTAATGTTTATGACCcaactagctgtaacccgcggcgttactcgcgtggtactcgtataaaaagtagcctatatgctAACCCAAACCTatctttaccaaatttcacacagatacgataagctgttttggcgtgaaaaactaacaaacatctacccatatttacaaactttcgcgtttataacattagtaagaTTTTACCTATTTAGATtgccatataaaattattatatctgtctctcattttgttattataatattagaagctCTAACCGGCGGTTTCAGATGCATCTACCCGCATAATAAGTAGCTAATGAATCAATCTAATCTTTATTTCTTCCCGATCTTCTTTAATATTCTTTCTACTCAAATCCGTTAATGTATTagtgtattatgtaaaatctgtttattattcCATAGCGGTCAACTGagttggtggttcgcttgatggtaagcgaacaTCACCGCCAATGAACATTCGTAGAGATATTACCTCTGCTAATGCGCTGCCTTATTaaagggtaagggataagaaataattgacgactggaaagaaggaatggactgggaaggataaggaaaagacaACGCTCCAGCTCCACTCCCCGttcgaaacacagcagtatcctactatttcacgccggttttccgtggggtgtggtacttccttGGTGCAAGCTGATCATATTCGTGCCGACGCGTGCTCGACACCGACATTAGAAATTGATTGAGATTGTTGATGAAATgaatggtttttattatttgttattattactattcCAACTGCGATCCAGTTACGGCCAGCCGCTTTTGTGTAAACGTTCATCCGTCTATCTTCACAAAATCGCGGTAATACTGATATACGAAAGATGTAAGTTCATCATGCCctgatatttaaatgaaatcagCGTTGCGATAATTTCTACAacagtttattataaagtgcGAGTCATTTTGGTAACAATGAatggattattttttactatcaaACCGGTCGCGTCGGCCATTGTATATGTGTCCAggataaaaaattctaaattacgtctcacgttgtttgtccgcgatggactcatAAACTACTCCTTCCAATTTAATCAAACTTGCAACTTGTGGAGTTTGATCCAACTAAAAAGATATCCTATCTTTTTagttgtttatgttatttcaattatgataaatgactatccgggcggagccggggcgtgcagctagtattcttaTAAATTCATCTTAATTTGTATACCGTAGCGCACCGTATAGGTTGGTAGTCAGTGTAGCTTTCTATTGGCGATAGATTTTCAAAACATGTTAAGATTTTTAAGGGTATCCGTtccatagaaaaaaaaacaaaaaatctattatctgaaagaaataaataagatacatttatttatatcggcTAACACGAAaactaaacaaacattttgtgTTCCAGTCATTAATTTAACCTATAAGCGATATCTTGCTCGTATTTGAAATCGACTgcaaataaaggaaaattttatgtgttatttttaacctGTGTGTATATTCAATATGGCGccctttaattataaaatattgtggaATTTTGGcgcgaatatataataacgcaATATGGCGCCCTTCCGTGATAAAATTGTAGAATTTTCGCGCGAATATAACGTAGGACGCTAaagtttacatttatttcttttatattatatacgggAACCTTCTAATGAGTGAACCATGATTTCGGGCGAAACTCGTTGATGCGTATGAAAGATGAGTATCCGGCATTCAGAGGTTGTTTGGATGGAGGGATTCACGTGTAAACAGGCTTCcgttaaaacatatttatgcaaaaattataacgaGGAACGCTTGACTGTAGGGTTGGCAGTGCTTTGAAATTAATCGCAATGTTTGTGgctgtttattttgatttcgttttcacatttttaaaaggGATTAAGGTTTCTTAATTGTTGGTTCTTTACTCGTGTACTGTTGTTTCTTTTTGACTGTCTTGATTGGGATAGAggtgtatttttcatatacatagtataatacattaatttaatgagttaAAAATCACTTAAGGcgatagttttaaagattattttagaCTTAGCATTCCAAATACCACTTGGTGATCGTGATTAACGAAAACCTTTTAATATACAGTATTCGAGCAAAGAGAGGGAAAGAGGAATAATCATGTcaggaataataattatatgtgaaATCTTAACTCTTATctgaatttttaagtttttgataTATACTAATGTTGTGAGGACTGAACaaagatgattttattattgtttatttattttatttttgttataaccaCTCGGATATTCGCCATAtacatatgttattaaaaaaataaatagattatatacaagcagtagaaaatttaattttttcctcagatgagatattattataatgttaagtaGGGCAGCAGCCAGCCCTATcctatctatatataagaGTAATCGGTATACACCATTACTGACGGTACGATTTAGCTATGAAAAGCGACCCGTAGTGAATGCCCACTCTTCAGCATTTTCATGCAAATTAAAAGACACAAACGCCATAGACAAGATTTTCCCGCGCTAAAGTTTCATTCGTTCATTCGAGAGTGAAACGAAACGCCCCGAGGCATTAATTAGAGCAGAAACTCGTGTCTatggttctttttttaaaggtCTTTATGAGGTCTCGCCTTTGTATGGGATGTTTGAGCTTGACTAAGTGTCAGGTCTTAGTTTAGGTTTTTGTCTTGTACATTAATTGCGGTTTATTTAACCTTacgtaataaatgaaattcaaaagaaatgagaaaaacaaaaagaaaaataaccaTAGTTTTACTTTCTCTTGCtttgtttaattactttaatttaagtGTCCATTTACTGTTTTAAATTGAAGAGGGTAATGGCGATATAAACAGGATTAATTTTTCCCATAGCTAAGAATATGATTTGAAGAATGTGaaacagtcgaattaataaatttcatatagaacAAAACTGAACAAAATTTTTTAGGACAAATTGAGTTTAGTTTGATGAATGAATAAACctttaagaatatatatatacttaatagaATTGGACTAAACATACATTACCTAAATAGTAGTTCTCAATCAAATTCTGGCAAAGACTGAGGAGCAAACACGTGCACTGTCCGTTTTTAAAGGTATGGGATAAAGTAAGGACTGATggggaaagaaggaatggactgccTGGCTgctagaataaaaaaaattgaccatGCAGGATTTACAAAGCAAAGGACACCAAGAGTTTTCtttcataacaataaaaaatctattaataattaactgtGTGATATAAGACTATTTGTTTTTCAGGTAAAGCACAAGACGATGAAGAGGGTACCAGTCGGTGCGATTCAGTAACACAGCACCTCGAAAACTCCGAAGATGACATTTCGGTTGGTGACAATCGTTCGGAGACATCAACACCAAAGATACCGTATACATATGATAGCGAAAGAAAAGCGGAAAAGAGGAAAATGGACGAAGACTTCAATCAGAACGAGTACAACTCCAACAGATtaccaaattcaaatttcaactCACCTTTCAAAGAGGACGATAATGATTATGAAAGGGAGGAGTCAGTTAAAATGTATGACACCTCCTTGTTCCATTTGTATAGACCAGAGAGGAAAGAGGACGGGGAGGGGTTCGGGATGAGCGGCTCCATGTCTGACAACATTTATGCTCGATCCATGGACCTTACCAAGAACACATTTCAGTCACAATTGCTGGTGGGCTTCGCTGCTTCCGTGATGGCTGGGGGAGCACAGAATGAAGGTCAGGAAGGGGCAGGTAATGTCTTAATGGTAATTTTATAAGGTATTTATAGATTCAGTTAAAAAGTTACGTGAAATTTTAGAGATCCACTTGGATCATGAAGTCGCGAGTACTAACAGGTCTCATATGCAAATTATATGAGATCTGTAAGCATTCACGACTTAACgataacacatttatatttataaataccatGAAAAAGCTAGTAACTTAATGCCTTCATTTGCTTAATTGAGATCGTTGTTGAAAACGAGTGTCGTAGAGTCgggtttttaatttcagtacaaaaaaaaattgtggttTTTATGTGggtattttgaataaatcataatGTATCTAATGTGACAGTAATTGATATACTTTCAAAACTGTCGTTTTACACCCAAAACACTAAACAGACCGGCAGCCATCAAGTCGCAGTACAGCCAGCACGGGCCGCAAGCCGCGGCGGCGACGCACGGCGTTCACTCACGCGCAGCTGGCTTACTTGGAGCGCAAGTTCAGGTGCCAGAAGTATCTGAGCGTGGCTGACAGGGGCGATGTGGCGGACGCGCTGAATTTGAGCGAGACGCAAGTTAAGACCTGGTATCAGAATAGACGGTAAGATATCATACGAAgagagaaaatataattatctttatattacaGCATATGAAATCTGTCTTATGTATGGGAGAGaactatttaaatgaattcaagTTCAAGGATCAATTGCTTCATTACTACtcttattatacattatatttttctgttgAAGTAgtggaaaaaattattatctaggGACATCTAATTacagtataataataagctGTTAATTTTTAGAACTAAATGGAAACGGCAGAACCAACTCCGTCTCGAGCAGCTGCGTGCGCAGGCGGCGAGCGGCGAGCGCGAACTGTCACATTCCCTGCCCCTCGCGTGCGCCCTCCTCCCCCCCTACCCCGCGTATATGCATTGCCATCTATGAAATACCTGTAatgagaataattttattgactgTTAAAAGAAACGTAAATAGAGAAATGTGAAGGGCGCACAAtcgtataatgtatattttaaattaattaagcatAAGATCATGTTTTCCGTATATGTCATGgtaacaacaataattatataaactttcatataaaatgtaattagaaGAAAAACgcagataaatattataattttcaatatacaaATCACTCACTTATAAAACATGTTGcggatgttataaaataaattaacttatttgttttagaCGGTTTAGAATTACCTTCTATCTAAAAGCAATAACATTGTAATAAGCATAGCAAAGACAGCTGTCTGACCgcttaaaagttttaatactGTGTTTCGAAGCTTTAGGGGAAGACaatgtagtttaaaatataaaacgacaTAATAAGAGTGATTTATTATGAGAAACGAGCAacatagcagtggtggctcagtggtgaggacctcggacttcaaaatcgataagtcggggttcgagaccgggcgagcgtgcaggaaataaattaatttttcaatttatctgcgcatgtggataacatcaccactgcttaaacggtgaaggaaagcatcgtgaggaaaccggcatgtccaagaattaaaagttcgaagacatgtgacatctgccaacccgcacttggccagcgtggtggattatggcctgaaccctcgtaggaggcctgtgtcccagcagtgggaacatatatgggctgatgatgatgatgattatgagaAACGACATTGGCCTGTTGATATAAATTGTAGTCGAACGAAGCCAGTGCAAACTAGTAtgtatctaattaaaaatatcttagaaTAACGTCCGTCAAATTAGTTTTCAAATAGATAAGGAAAGTTCTCGATATTTGGCTCTGCTAAAGGTAACCCACGACAGTCAATATAATTCAGTcagtttcctttttttttcctagaaaaattaaacaaagttGTTTAATATTGGATATAAGCcgtttgatatattatttttaagaaaaaattaataaaaagctttGAAAATTCGTTTCTCAGAATGTGCAATATAATTCCAATGATCTCTGAATctgtaaatgttaatattttgttttctttcaaatcaatgttgtattaatttttatgttatctaataatttgtttgttcgtttgtttgtaatggataaactcagtgatactactggaccgattttaaaaattctttcatcattagaaagctgcaacttcgctgagtgacataggctatatatgtaccccgagcaaagccggggcgaacactTGTAAATTATGTCATCGATAatcataaatagaaaaaaaaagtcatttattacatacaaataattgtaatttagtaatccttttttaaataaacacgttttgtttttgtctgtttagcaattaatttctatgaaatacaaaaccaagtatgtataaataagtagAAACTTAGCAACTTAAAGTGCAATNNNNNNNNNNNNNNNNNNNNNNNNNNNNNNNNNNNNNNNNNNNNNNNNNNNNNNNNNNNNNNNNNNNNNNNNNNNNNNNNNNNNNNNNNNNNNNNNNNNNNNNNNNNNNNNNNNNNNNNNNNNNNNNNNNNNNNNNNNNNNNNNNNNNNNNNNNNNNNNNNNNNNNNNNNNNNNNNNNNNNNNNNNNNNNNNNNNNNNNNNNNNNNNNNNNNNNNNNNNNNNNNNNNNNNNNNNNNNNNNNNNNNNNNNNNNNNNNNNNNNNNNNNNNNNNNNNNNNNNNNNNNNNNNNNNNNNNNNNNNNNNNNNNNNNNNNNNNNNNNNNNNNNNNNNNNNNNNNNNNNNNNNNNNNNNNNNNNNNNNNNNNNNNNNNNNNNNNNNNNNNNNNNNNNNNNNNNNNNNNNNNNNNNNNNNNNNNNNNNNNNNNNNNNNNNNNNNNNNNNNNNNNNNNNNNNNNNNNNNNNNNNNNNNNNNNNNNNNNNNNNNNNNNNNNNNNNNNNNNNNNNNNNNNNNNNNNNNNNNNNNNNNNNNNNNNNNNNNNNNNNNNNNNNNNNNNNNNNNNNNNNNNNNNNNNNNNNNNNNNNNNNNNNNNNNNNNNNNNNNNNNNNNNNNNNNNNNNNNNNNNNNNNNNNNNNNNNNNNNNNNNNNNNNNNNNNNNNNNNNNNNNNNNNNNNNNNNNNNNNNNNNNNNNNNNNNNNNNNNNNNNNNNNNNNNNNNNNNNNNNNNNNNNNNNNNNNNNNNNNNNNNNNNNNNNNNNNNNNNNNNNNNNNNNNNNNNNNNNNNNNNNNNNNNNNNNNNNNNNNNNNNNNNNNNNNNNNNNNNNNNNNNNNNNNNNNNNNNNNNNNNNNNNNNNNNNNNNNNNNNNNNNNNNNNNNNNNNNNNNNNNNNNNNNNNNNNNNNNNNNNNNNNNNNNNNNNNNNNNNNNNNNNNNNNNNNNNNNNNNNNNNNNNNNNNNNNNNNNNNNNNNNNNNNNNNNNNNNNNNNNNNNNNNNNNNNNNNNNNNGTTTAGCAattaatttctatgaaatacaaaaccaagtatgtataaataagtagAAACTTAGCAACTTAAAgtgcaataatataattgtaaaaataatgttgcaaAAACCTGTCTGTTTAAGTTGTACCATTGTTTAGTTAAGAGGTTTGTAATCTATTGTTAAGAAAAATggattagaaataaatattatggcaataaaaaaataagtaacttttattttaaaataccgttctaaatttaaacaatcaaCAAGCTAACCACAGATTATGCAAACAATTTGCCAGTTGCCGCCTTTTCGAATCAACTCTGACAACCGCTAACAATTTGCATCTTTTACAGAGTTGTTAACGAGAGTTGCTGCGACAGCGTTTCAAGCGCTTTACCACAGACGGCTCGCAGCGTAATTCAAATACGAAAGACGCTTTACAGCGCTTTTGAACTgctttaaaatgtaacatCCATCTGGCGAGGTCTCAATGTCGCAATAACTGCCAATTTATTCAAACGAAATGCTAATTTCAGGGCGTACGGCAAAATTGTggtgattatatatttattttcattcgaaGGGGATATTAAAGGGGTCGTGCTGTGAGGTAATTGGGCTGTTTTGATGCGGTGGGTGGAGGGTTGGCTAATTCAAGTGTTTTGCTAGAAGGGTGAATGGGAGATGAATAGATTTGTTAGTAGTGTTTTCAGAGAGTTCAGCGAGATGTCGAGATTGTTTTCTTGTAAACTGTTATTATCTTGTTAACGGTAATTTAGTGATTGTGAAATTAAGCTGATTGTACAATTTGGgattatttgttttgactACTGGCTGTGTGGGTTTCGCCGCctctttggtacagtggttaacgcgtgagtgtagaaccgaggggtactgggttcgattctcggtgcggacgcacaaaaaaaaatgtctcggtctggtaggatatagaaggctgatcacctacttgtccataaagaatcgatcagtgaaacagatgtatatcatctggccccccactaggggacacgagACTTCACTTTGGACGTGAGGAAttacgaataaaattatatttcaaaatacatttcattaagAAGCAAGAGTTCGttaacaaatttcaatatttgttgttatttctttattgattttaaatttttattgctctTAATAAGTTAACAACTTTAATTTTACCCGAATTAAAACCTTtcgaataaaagaaaaactcgGTCTGCAGAAGGGCATGCAACAAAACAGTGGAACAATAAATATCCTCCGTTAATGTGGttagtaaatatatgaaaacagTTCAGTCATACATATTTTCTACAAACACACAGCCAAACAGATATACAcacatagaaataatattgatgtAGTAATGTTGATTGTCTgttttttcatatacatataggataaaaacaaataattttcctAACTTTGGcagcctggaagagatcgctgatTAGCGTTAAGGTCGCCTAATGTACTATATAAGTTTCTCTCAGAAGCGTAGCTCgagggacaagggccctggcgcatagggaaagaatcgggccctcctcccctctttccgtcttcctcccctctttcaaagctgaggttagagggccccctgagctccggggccctggtgaAC is a genomic window containing:
- the LOC119830298 gene encoding homeobox protein ceh-19, producing MIVNYFMMESAMQDSHKSFLIKDLLGDVLRPGVGLPGKAQDDEEGTSRCDSVTQHLENSEDDISVGDNRSETSTPKIPYTYDSERKAEKRKMDEDFNQNEYNSNRLPNSNFNSPFKEDDNDYEREESVKMYDTSLFHLYRPERKEDGEGFGMSGSMSDNIYARSMDLTKNTFQSQLLVGFAASVMAGGAQNEGQEGADRQPSSRSTASTGRKPRRRRTAFTHAQLAYLERKFRCQKYLSVADRGDVADALNLSETQVKTWYQNRRTKWKRQNQLRLEQLRAQAASGERELSHSLPLACALLPPYPAYMHCHL